The sequence below is a genomic window from Methylophilus sp. DW102.
ATCGTTAAACCATTTGACAATACCTGTAGCCATATCTAAATCCTTTGTAAAAAATGAAAGGGAAACCCCTTGGAGGGCGAGGCACAAGTAAGCGGGATTAACGAGAGAACCAGAAGATACCACCAGAGAAAACAACAATGCTTGAACGTCGCGTGCAACAACTATGCGCTTTATGCACCACAATAGCAAATATTATTTTCAAAAAAACCAAAATAAATCAAATATTTATTTAAGCATCTATCCCGAAAAGCATTCAATACGCGACAAATCGCATCATCAAAAAACTCAAGGCATCGCCTGTGGACAAGCGCAGGCCTCATTTGGCTAAATAAAAAGCGCCCAAGCCACCCTTGAACGCTTTATGTTAGGTGGCGATGACTCGAGAGCAGAATTCTGGAATCATGGAGCAACCGTGCAGATGAGTTAGACCGATAGCAAGCTCGCTACGCCATCCAGCCCCACCACATTGAGCGCATACATGGCTTGCTGTTGCACCACTGGTTTGGCGTGATAAGCCACGCCCACCGCGGCAACCGCCATCATTTTGAGGTCGTTGGCACCGTCACCAATCGCAATCGTTTGTGCGGCCGACAGGCCCAACTGATCACGCAGTTTAGTGAGTTCATCGGCTTTGCGCTGGGCATCGACGATCTCACCAAGGACCTGGCCGGTGAGTTTGCCGTCTATGATTTCCAGCGTGTTGGAGACCGCGTAATCCAGCCCCAAGGTCTGTTGGACATGGTTGGCAAAAAAGGTAAAGCCGCCAGAGACGACCATGGTTTTGATGCCGTGTTGCTTGCAGGTATTGATCCAGGCTTGCGCGCCGGGATTAAAACGAAGGCGCTCATCAATCACGCGTTGCAATGCGGTCGCTGGCAGGCCTTTGAGCAAGGCCACACGTTTACGCAGGCTGGCAGAAAAATCCAGCTCGCCACGCATGGCGGCTTCGGTG
It includes:
- the serB gene encoding phosphoserine phosphatase SerB, with the translated sequence MRLVVQGPAITMAHLSHLHGLVGGHAQFMQVGEHAYYLPVPEADYLEAKAFCASQQIDCALVQDTHRLQHMGLCVMDMDSTLISIECIDEIADMMNLKPQVAEITEAAMRGELDFSASLRKRVALLKGLPATALQRVIDERLRFNPGAQAWINTCKQHGIKTMVVSGGFTFFANHVQQTLGLDYAVSNTLEIIDGKLTGQVLGEIVDAQRKADELTKLRDQLGLSAAQTIAIGDGANDLKMMAVAAVGVAYHAKPVVQQQAMYALNVVGLDGVASLLSV